A stretch of the Candidatus Neomarinimicrobiota bacterium genome encodes the following:
- a CDS encoding tetratricopeptide repeat protein — translation MNEIDKLINGAGITPIDEAIAELRITSLRSKWPYKESERTVPSFSSLRSDHIENLALDVVENRITWTEAHRIYADSLFDLGYQYMAENDYRALTVAGVRDVVPYHRLSEVLIRKGLFDEAYELLENSLKIEKTFFAMKWMGSILLGSGIADDAIEPLLEAYSMNSSDVETLYNLAVAFIETGKLEDAKESLKMLILLSPGYDGSLGLMSRIKELEND, via the coding sequence ATGAACGAGATTGATAAATTGATAAATGGAGCTGGTATCACTCCGATAGATGAAGCCATCGCGGAACTGAGAATCACTTCGCTTAGATCCAAATGGCCGTATAAGGAATCGGAGAGGACTGTTCCCTCTTTTAGCAGTCTCAGAAGCGATCATATTGAGAATCTTGCATTGGACGTGGTCGAGAATAGAATCACCTGGACTGAAGCGCACCGGATATATGCCGATTCACTGTTTGATCTCGGATATCAGTATATGGCTGAGAACGACTACAGGGCGTTGACCGTTGCGGGGGTCAGAGACGTTGTCCCGTATCATCGGCTTTCCGAGGTGTTGATCCGTAAGGGGCTCTTCGACGAGGCGTACGAATTGCTGGAAAATTCGCTGAAAATAGAAAAGACGTTTTTCGCTATGAAGTGGATGGGTTCTATTCTTCTCGGAAGCGGTATCGCTGATGATGCTATTGAGCCATTACTTGAAGCTTATTCAATGAACTCTTCCGATGTGGAGACGCTTTATAATTTGGCTGTCGCGTTTATTGAGACTGGAAAATTAGAGGACGCAAAAGAGTCGTTGAAGATGCTGATTCTCCTCTCTCCCGGATATGATGGGAGTCTTGGGTTGATGAGTAGGATAAAGGAGTTGGAAAACGATTAA